The Mesobacillus boroniphilus region TTTTTATTCGGAGTGACCTTCGCCAACCTGTACCGTGGATTGTTGATTGGACCAAATGGCTATGAAGGCAATTTGTTCAGCTTGTTGAATGGATACGGTATCCTGGGAGGATTATTGTTTGTCTCATTGTTCCTTCTGTCAGGATCTCTATGGATACAGTTGAAAACAGCAGGACAAACCGCAGTTCGTGCATACAGGTATTCACGTGTTTTGGCCAGTGTTACTCCAGCCATGCTGTCTCTCTTTTTCCTGGCAACTGTGAACAGGACGCCATTGCTCGACAACTACTCACAGCACCCAGTCCTTTGGATTGTGCCGGTTATCGCACTGATTGCAATGCTGGCAGCAGCCTACTTTATTTTTAAAAAGAAAATCGGTTACGCCTTTACTGCTATCTGTGTGACGATTTTTACCAAGATGGCCTTCGGCTTCATCGGGATGTTCCCGAACATGCTGCCGTCAAGAATAGACAGCGCCTATAGTGTGACTCTTTTCGACGCAGCTGGAAGCAAGCTCAACCTGACCATCATGTTCATCGTTGCAGTGATCTTCGTGCCAATCATCATTGCCTATCAATCCTGGAGTTACACACTCTTCAAGGATAAGATATTAAAGGAAAGTGCAAAAGGATATCAATAAGTGTAAGGCGTCTGGGCTGAACGAGTCGCTTGCGCTTTTTGTTCTGCTTGTTAACTCTCTAAACGTTTAATATGTTAAAATCTTCTTTTGCCAAATTTTAAAATTAGAAAATACTGGATTAAAGTAATATAATAATAGTAGAAATGCTGAAATTAAAAGGACTGGAGTGGTTCAGTTGGATTTTTCAATGGTGGTGTCAGAGGATCGAATTAAGCGTGCTTACAAGGACGGAGAGTTTGAAAATTTACCTGGCTACGGGAAACCGTTGAACCTGGAAGATATGTCAGCCGTGCCAGAAGAACTGAGAATGGCCTACAAAATGCTTGAAAATGCTGGCTTCTCTCCGGAGGAACAGAGGCTCAGGCAGGAAGTGATGTCAATCGAGGACCTGATCCGCACTTGTGAAAATCCCGAAGAAAAAGACAGGCTGAACCAGGAACTAAGCCAGAAGCTTCTAAGGTACAATAAAATCATGTCCAGCCGGGGAGCTAAAACAAATTCATCCCTGTTTAAAAACTATGAACGGAAAATTGAAAAGAAGCTGTTGTAAAGTAAAGGGCCAGGCGGAGAAATCCAGCCTGGCCCTTGTGTTATTTGAAATTATCAATCAATCTCGGAGTCACTTACGCTCCGAGCGTTTTGATCTTCTCTGCAGCAGCAGCTGTTTGGCTTACGTACGCTGCGATTGTCTCGTTGTCGTCATTCAATGTTTCTATTGTTGCATTCATTTCCTCCAGGCCTGCGGTTGCCTGCTCGATAATGGCAGCTAACTCACGTGTTGATGCTTCGACATCGCCTGTCTGGTTTTTAACATCACTGACAGTTAATTCGAATTGGCCGAATTGGTTCGTAAGCTCACGAAGGGTACTGCTGACTTCTGTGAAGAAACCGGAAACTTCTTCGACTGCGGAACGGCTTTCTGCCAGCTTTTCGCTGCTGTCGCTCATTTTCTCCAAAGCCGCTGAATTTGTTTCATTTACAGAAGTAAGATTCTCGGTAATCTGGATGGCTGTTTCTTTAGTCATTTCCGCCAGCTTGCGGATCTCATTGGCAACGACCGAGAAGCCTTTGCCAGCTTCACCTGCGCGTGCAGCTTCAATTGAAGCATTGAGCGCAAGCAGATTCGTCTGCTCGGTAATGTTGCGGATGTTGACGATGAATCCGTTCGTTTCTTCGATTTTCTTCGTGAGCATGGAGAATGTCTGGCTCAGCTCGGAAATCGA contains the following coding sequences:
- the cydB gene encoding cytochrome d ubiquinol oxidase subunit II, translated to MSHDTLAIIWFGLWGLIWTVYFILDGYTLGTGMLFPFIAKNRQERNQLQEAVGPFWGGNEVWLITAGGATFAAFPAVYADMFSFLYTPLFLVLIALFIRAIGLEFMHKDDNPLWQAACKWGFFTGSFLIAFLFGVTFANLYRGLLIGPNGYEGNLFSLLNGYGILGGLLFVSLFLLSGSLWIQLKTAGQTAVRAYRYSRVLASVTPAMLSLFFLATVNRTPLLDNYSQHPVLWIVPVIALIAMLAAAYFIFKKKIGYAFTAICVTIFTKMAFGFIGMFPNMLPSRIDSAYSVTLFDAAGSKLNLTIMFIVAVIFVPIIIAYQSWSYTLFKDKILKESAKGYQ
- a CDS encoding DUF1992 domain-containing protein — translated: MDFSMVVSEDRIKRAYKDGEFENLPGYGKPLNLEDMSAVPEELRMAYKMLENAGFSPEEQRLRQEVMSIEDLIRTCENPEEKDRLNQELSQKLLRYNKIMSSRGAKTNSSLFKNYERKIEKKLL